A window of the Vigna angularis cultivar LongXiaoDou No.4 chromosome 3, ASM1680809v1, whole genome shotgun sequence genome harbors these coding sequences:
- the LOC108325314 gene encoding hydrophobic protein RCI2B: protein MAGDGTATCIDILLAIILPPLGVFLKYGCKVEFWICLVLTLFGYIPGIIYAVYAITK from the exons ATGGCAGGTGACGGTACAGCTACATGCATAGACATCCTTCTTGCTATCATCTTGCCTCCTCTTGGAGTCTTTCTCAAATATGGCTGCAAG GTGGAGTTCTGGATTTGTTTGGTGCTAACCCTTTTTGGTTATATACCTGGAATTATCTATGCTGTCTATGCCATAACCAAGTGA